The following proteins come from a genomic window of Pseudomonas sp. WJP1:
- a CDS encoding ABC transporter substrate-binding protein, producing the protein MRASLKRSLLGAALALAVFGSAVPLAQASADQQFFPLATYRVGAYASSGVQVWAGMLDYLNYINEVEGGINGVKLVWQECETEWTAEKGIECYERFKKGLDGAPVAIYSPNGAPAAYALSERAEVDKIPLITLGYGRTEATDGTVFPYNFPVMLTFYSEASSLINYIAQREGGFDKLKGKKIATVYHDSAYGRETLGPLKLLAEKYGFENIQIPVADPGNEQSAQWRQIRQLNPDWVFLRTWGVSTPVAVKTAARFGFPVDHIVGDIWASSSEDVLPAGIAAKGYLALTPYPAGSDFEIHKRLKQYILDKGKSDLKDLKNFGSVYYNSGLVNAAVAVEAIRTAQGKFGKRPLNGEEGRWGLEHLNIDDARLKDMGYFGLMQNLKLSCKDHEGGGSARVQQWDGANWTLISDWIAADRALLRPLIDEKSAAFAKEKGLTPRTCTGDE; encoded by the coding sequence ATGCGTGCATCCTTGAAACGTTCCCTGCTCGGCGCCGCGTTGGCGCTGGCAGTTTTCGGCAGCGCAGTACCGCTGGCCCAGGCCTCGGCGGACCAGCAGTTTTTCCCCCTGGCCACTTACCGGGTCGGCGCCTACGCCTCCAGCGGCGTGCAAGTCTGGGCCGGCATGCTCGACTACCTGAACTACATCAACGAGGTGGAGGGCGGGATCAACGGGGTGAAACTGGTCTGGCAGGAATGCGAAACCGAGTGGACGGCGGAGAAGGGCATCGAGTGCTACGAGCGCTTCAAGAAAGGCCTGGATGGTGCGCCGGTGGCGATCTATTCACCCAACGGCGCACCCGCGGCCTATGCGCTGAGCGAACGCGCGGAAGTCGACAAGATCCCGCTGATCACCCTCGGCTACGGCCGCACCGAAGCCACCGACGGCACGGTGTTTCCGTACAACTTCCCGGTGATGCTGACCTTCTACAGCGAGGCCTCCAGCCTGATCAACTACATCGCTCAGCGTGAAGGCGGCTTCGACAAACTCAAGGGCAAGAAGATCGCCACGGTCTACCACGACTCGGCGTACGGCCGCGAAACCCTGGGTCCCCTGAAGCTGCTGGCCGAGAAGTACGGCTTCGAGAACATCCAGATTCCGGTGGCCGATCCGGGCAACGAGCAATCGGCGCAATGGCGTCAAATCCGCCAGCTGAACCCGGACTGGGTGTTCCTGCGTACGTGGGGTGTGTCGACCCCGGTGGCGGTCAAGACTGCGGCGCGCTTTGGCTTCCCGGTGGACCACATCGTCGGCGACATTTGGGCCAGTTCCAGCGAAGACGTATTGCCCGCAGGTATAGCCGCCAAGGGCTATCTGGCGCTGACGCCGTACCCGGCCGGCAGTGATTTCGAGATCCACAAGCGCCTCAAGCAATACATCCTCGACAAGGGCAAGAGCGACCTCAAGGACCTGAAGAATTTCGGCAGCGTCTATTACAACTCCGGGCTGGTGAATGCCGCCGTGGCGGTGGAAGCGATTCGCACCGCCCAGGGCAAATTCGGCAAGCGCCCGCTCAACGGTGAGGAAGGACGCTGGGGCCTGGAGCATTTGAACATCGACGATGCGCGGCTCAAGGACATGGGCTACTTCGGCCTGATGCAGAACCTCAAGCTGTCCTGCAAGGATCACGAGGGCGGCGGTTCGGCGCGGGTGCAGCAGTGGGACGGCGCCAACTGGACGCTGATCAGCGACTGGATCGCCGCCGACCGTGCATTGTTGCGGCCGTTGATCGACGAGAAATCCGCCGCGTTCGCCAAGGAAAAAGGCCTGACGCCGCGCACCTGCACCGGAGATGAATAA
- a CDS encoding branched-chain amino acid ABC transporter permease — MSISLTRETAPAVMLQRRVPFGLVGLLLIAFVVVPLTGNDYWLNAILIPFLVLSLAGLGLNLLTGYTGQTSVGAAGFMAVGAFATYGFLLRLPELGLPVALLGGGLISAVVGFVFGLPSSRIKGFYLMVTTLAAQFFLEWLFVKFPWFYNYGSSGTITAPKLALFGHDLNTPLGRYWLTLITVLLLTWVAVNLVKSQIGRNWMAIRDMDTAAAVIGIPVARYKHLAFAVSSFYLGIAGALWAFAYLGTASASSFDINRSFQILFIIIIGGMGSIAGNFVGAAFISLLPILLSHAGQALLGGAVDAGQLQNLQKIIFGVLIILFLIKEPEGLIRLLGNLRERLGHWPLRF, encoded by the coding sequence ATGTCGATTTCCCTTACCCGCGAAACCGCACCGGCGGTAATGCTCCAGCGCCGCGTACCGTTTGGTCTGGTCGGCTTGTTGCTGATCGCCTTTGTCGTCGTGCCACTGACCGGTAACGACTATTGGCTGAACGCCATTTTGATTCCGTTCCTGGTGCTGTCCCTGGCCGGGCTCGGGTTGAACCTGCTCACCGGCTACACCGGCCAGACCTCGGTCGGCGCGGCAGGGTTCATGGCGGTCGGGGCGTTTGCCACGTACGGCTTTCTGTTGCGCTTGCCTGAACTGGGTCTGCCGGTGGCGTTGCTTGGCGGCGGCTTGATCAGCGCGGTGGTGGGCTTTGTCTTCGGGCTGCCCAGTTCGCGGATCAAGGGCTTTTACCTGATGGTCACCACCCTGGCGGCGCAGTTTTTCCTGGAGTGGTTGTTCGTCAAATTCCCCTGGTTCTACAACTACGGCTCGTCCGGGACCATTACCGCGCCAAAACTGGCGCTGTTCGGCCATGACCTGAACACACCGCTGGGCCGCTATTGGCTGACCCTGATCACCGTGCTGCTGTTGACCTGGGTCGCGGTAAACCTGGTGAAAAGCCAGATCGGCCGCAACTGGATGGCGATCCGCGACATGGACACCGCCGCTGCCGTGATCGGCATTCCCGTGGCGCGCTACAAGCACCTGGCATTCGCCGTCAGCTCGTTCTACCTGGGCATCGCCGGCGCCTTGTGGGCCTTTGCCTACCTGGGTACCGCCAGTGCCAGCAGCTTCGATATCAATCGATCGTTCCAGATCCTGTTCATCATCATTATCGGCGGCATGGGCAGCATCGCCGGCAACTTCGTCGGCGCGGCGTTCATCAGCCTGTTGCCGATCCTGCTCAGCCACGCAGGCCAAGCCCTGCTCGGTGGCGCGGTGGATGCCGGGCAGCTGCAAAACCTGCAAAAAATCATCTTCGGCGTGCTGATCATCCTGTTCCTGATCAAGGAACCGGAAGGCTTGATCCGCCTGCTGGGCAATCTTCGTGAACGGCTGGGCCACTGGCCGCTGCGCTTCTGA
- a CDS encoding branched-chain amino acid ABC transporter permease — translation MTFFFETLLGGLLAGTMYSLVAIGFVLIYKASGVFNFAQGAMLLFAALTFVSLHDQGVPFALALLLTVLVMIIGALLIERLVLRPLVNRSQITLFMATLGLSFIIEGLAQGLMGSQVRALDLGIDDVPLFIGAMMVSQFDLIAAAAAIVLVTVLALLFNKTRIGISLRAVADDTTAALSIGINLNRIWQIVWAVAGVVGLVAGLLWGARQGVQFSLSLVVLKALPVLIIGGFTSIGGAIVGGLIVGAAENLAEVYIGPLIGGGITPWFAYVLALAFLYIRPAGLFGERAIERV, via the coding sequence ATGACGTTTTTCTTCGAAACCCTGCTCGGCGGCTTGCTCGCCGGGACCATGTATTCGCTGGTCGCCATCGGCTTCGTGCTGATCTACAAGGCCAGCGGTGTATTCAATTTCGCCCAGGGCGCGATGCTGCTGTTTGCCGCGCTGACCTTCGTCAGCCTGCACGACCAGGGGGTGCCGTTTGCACTGGCGCTGCTGCTGACGGTGCTGGTGATGATCATCGGCGCGCTGCTGATCGAACGGCTGGTGCTGCGGCCATTGGTCAATCGCTCGCAGATCACCCTGTTCATGGCCACCCTCGGCCTGTCCTTCATCATCGAAGGCCTGGCGCAAGGCCTGATGGGCTCGCAAGTGCGGGCGCTGGACCTGGGCATCGACGACGTGCCGCTGTTCATCGGCGCGATGATGGTCAGCCAGTTCGACCTGATTGCCGCCGCTGCGGCCATCGTGCTGGTGACGGTGCTGGCACTGCTGTTCAACAAGACCCGCATCGGCATCTCGTTGCGGGCGGTGGCGGATGACACCACCGCCGCGCTGTCCATCGGCATCAACCTCAACCGCATCTGGCAGATCGTCTGGGCCGTGGCCGGGGTGGTCGGGCTGGTGGCCGGGTTGCTCTGGGGCGCGCGGCAAGGGGTGCAGTTTTCCCTGTCGCTGGTGGTGCTCAAGGCGTTGCCGGTGTTGATCATCGGCGGCTTCACCTCGATTGGCGGGGCGATTGTCGGCGGGTTGATCGTCGGTGCGGCGGAGAACCTCGCCGAGGTCTACATCGGCCCGCTGATCGGCGGTGGCATCACGCCGTGGTTCGCTTATGTCCTGGCCCTTGCCTTCCTCTACATCCGTCCCGCCGGCCTGTTCGGCGAGCGCGCCATCGAGCGAGTCTGA
- a CDS encoding ABC transporter ATP-binding protein translates to MTSTDSILQVSDISLSFKGVKAINELSFEVRRGEICALIGPNGAGKSSLLNVLNGVYRFDAGAIVFEQQSFKRIDPLSAARRGIGRTFQNNALFKKMSVIDNLLTGLSRHLRSSFIEQALGFPRARREAQAFRQQAQGILEFLELQAQRDVPVGNLSYGLQKRVELGRALIAGPSLLLLDEPMAGMNAEEKQEMARFITHINRDLGTTVVLIEHDMSVVMGLSDHVVVLDYGRKVGDGTPAQVQANPEVIAAYLGVVH, encoded by the coding sequence ATGACCTCGACCGATTCCATCCTGCAAGTCAGCGATATTTCCCTGTCCTTCAAAGGCGTCAAGGCGATCAATGAACTGTCGTTCGAGGTGCGCCGTGGCGAGATCTGCGCGTTGATCGGCCCCAACGGCGCAGGCAAGAGTTCGTTGCTCAATGTGCTCAACGGCGTGTACCGCTTCGATGCAGGTGCGATCGTGTTCGAGCAACAGTCCTTCAAACGCATCGATCCCTTGAGCGCCGCGCGCCGGGGCATTGGCCGCACGTTCCAGAACAACGCGCTGTTCAAGAAAATGAGCGTGATCGACAACCTGCTCACCGGCCTGTCGCGGCACCTGCGCAGCAGCTTCATCGAACAGGCACTGGGTTTTCCCCGTGCCCGGCGTGAAGCACAAGCCTTTCGCCAGCAGGCCCAGGGCATTCTCGAATTCCTCGAGCTGCAAGCCCAGCGCGATGTGCCGGTGGGCAATCTCTCCTATGGCCTGCAAAAGCGCGTCGAACTGGGCCGCGCCCTGATCGCCGGCCCGAGCCTGTTGCTGCTCGATGAGCCGATGGCCGGGATGAATGCCGAGGAAAAACAGGAAATGGCCCGGTTCATCACCCACATCAACCGCGACCTCGGCACCACGGTGGTGTTGATCGAGCATGACATGAGCGTGGTGATGGGCCTGTCCGACCATGTGGTGGTGCTCGATTACGGACGCAAGGTCGGCGACGGCACGCCTGCCCAGGTGCAGGCCAACCCCGAGGTAATCGCGGCGTATCTGGGAGTGGTGCACTGA
- a CDS encoding AMP-binding protein: MSVHELKRPPIADTREWLVSAPKALEQLRHWAQVSPLQPALRHKRHGQWFAWRWIDVLRDVERLADGLRQQGFSETSRLAVSGAFEPNLLLLALAAQQIGGELLAIADNLDAPALHHALWRSGPTHAFVQGRQARQLWQDQGQSLLDFAELLGPTEHPQRLRLGLSGEQLWSEEGTQWRDGLTVLFEQWLGGGQTLAFPESPGSASRDRREVAPSGLLLSAERLQLLATEIESRLASPGTWRRRLCDWAIAQPQKPLQRLIKNRVRRLLGFHNLHFIWQATRTAQAQPTPAWLTEFKRNIA, from the coding sequence ATGAGCGTGCACGAACTCAAGCGTCCGCCGATTGCGGATACCAGGGAATGGCTGGTCAGCGCGCCCAAGGCGCTGGAGCAGTTGCGCCATTGGGCGCAAGTCAGCCCATTGCAGCCGGCATTGCGCCACAAGCGTCACGGGCAATGGTTTGCCTGGCGCTGGATCGATGTGTTGCGCGATGTCGAGCGCCTGGCCGATGGCTTGCGCCAGCAGGGTTTCAGCGAAACGTCGCGCCTGGCCGTCAGTGGCGCCTTCGAACCGAACCTGTTGCTGCTGGCCCTGGCCGCGCAACAGATCGGCGGGGAGCTGCTGGCCATCGCCGACAACCTCGATGCTCCCGCCTTGCACCACGCCCTGTGGCGCAGCGGTCCTACCCACGCCTTTGTGCAGGGCCGGCAGGCACGGCAACTGTGGCAGGACCAAGGCCAGTCGCTGCTCGACTTCGCCGAACTGCTGGGCCCGACAGAGCATCCGCAACGCTTGCGCCTGGGGCTGTCCGGCGAACAGTTGTGGAGTGAAGAGGGCACCCAGTGGCGCGATGGCCTGACGGTGTTGTTCGAACAATGGCTCGGTGGCGGGCAAACCCTGGCCTTCCCGGAAAGCCCTGGCAGCGCCAGTCGTGATCGCCGCGAAGTGGCGCCTTCGGGCCTGCTGCTTTCCGCCGAGCGCCTGCAACTGCTTGCCACGGAAATCGAAAGCCGCCTCGCGTCACCGGGCACCTGGCGCCGCCGCCTGTGTGACTGGGCCATCGCCCAACCGCAAAAGCCCCTGCAACGCCTGATCAAGAATCGCGTTCGCCGCCTGCTGGGCTTTCACAACCTGCACTTCATCTGGCAAGCCACGCGCACAGCGCAAGCACAACCCACTCCTGCCTGGCTCACCGAATTCAAACGGAACATCGCATGA
- a CDS encoding LLM class flavin-dependent oxidoreductase, which translates to MAREIRLNAFDMNCVGHQSPGLWAHPRDRSWQYKDLEYWTDLAKILERGKFDGLFIADVLGIYDVYNGNGDAAIRQAAQVPVNDPLQLIPPMALVTEHLGFGLTASLSFEHPYPFARRLSTLDHLTKGRAGWNIVTSYLESGAKNLGQKTQTEHDARYDFAEEYLEVCYKLWEGSWEEGAILRDRERRIFSDPSKIHEIQHVGKHFQVPGIHLCEPSPQRTPVLYQAGASSRGKQFAAEHAECVFVAAPSKVLLKKTVADIRRRAAQAGRDPSKILIFNLQTVILGETDAKAKAKFEEYKSWVSYEGAMALISGWTGIDFSQFKPDEPLKHVHTNAIQSAVEAFSTADPNKVWTPNELADWVGIGGFGPLFVGSPETVADLLQEWVEETDVDGFNLAYALTHETFIDAVELLVPELQKRGVYKTEYAPGTLREKLFGEGARLPQIHPGSGYRDLAALRQQEKKVVSA; encoded by the coding sequence ATGGCCCGTGAAATTCGTCTCAATGCTTTCGACATGAACTGCGTCGGCCATCAGTCGCCGGGGTTGTGGGCGCATCCGCGGGATCGTTCGTGGCAGTACAAGGACCTGGAATACTGGACCGACCTGGCGAAAATCCTCGAACGCGGCAAGTTTGACGGGCTGTTCATCGCTGATGTACTCGGCATCTATGACGTCTACAACGGCAACGGCGATGCGGCGATCCGCCAGGCGGCCCAGGTGCCGGTCAACGATCCGCTGCAACTGATCCCGCCGATGGCGCTGGTGACCGAACACCTGGGCTTTGGCCTGACCGCGTCGCTGTCGTTCGAGCATCCGTACCCGTTCGCCCGACGCCTGTCGACCCTCGATCACCTGACCAAGGGCCGCGCCGGCTGGAACATCGTGACCTCCTATCTGGAGAGCGGCGCGAAGAACCTCGGGCAGAAAACCCAGACCGAACACGACGCCCGCTACGACTTCGCCGAGGAGTACCTGGAGGTTTGCTACAAGCTGTGGGAAGGCAGCTGGGAAGAGGGCGCCATCCTGCGTGATCGCGAGCGACGGATCTTCAGTGACCCGAGCAAAATCCACGAGATCCAGCATGTCGGCAAACACTTCCAGGTGCCCGGGATTCATCTCTGCGAGCCCTCGCCGCAACGTACCCCGGTGTTGTATCAGGCCGGCGCGTCGAGTCGCGGCAAGCAGTTCGCGGCCGAGCATGCCGAGTGCGTGTTCGTCGCCGCACCGTCGAAAGTGCTGCTGAAGAAAACCGTGGCCGATATCCGCAGGCGTGCGGCGCAGGCGGGGCGTGACCCGTCGAAGATCCTGATTTTCAACCTGCAGACGGTAATCCTCGGCGAGACCGACGCCAAGGCCAAGGCCAAGTTCGAGGAATACAAGAGCTGGGTCAGCTATGAAGGCGCGATGGCGCTGATTTCCGGCTGGACCGGCATCGACTTCAGCCAGTTCAAACCGGATGAACCGCTCAAGCATGTGCACACCAACGCAATTCAATCGGCGGTGGAGGCGTTTTCCACGGCGGATCCGAACAAGGTCTGGACCCCGAATGAACTGGCCGACTGGGTGGGCATCGGTGGCTTTGGCCCGTTGTTTGTGGGCAGCCCGGAAACTGTCGCCGACCTGTTGCAGGAGTGGGTCGAGGAGACGGATGTGGATGGCTTCAACCTGGCTTATGCGCTGACCCACGAGACTTTCATCGACGCCGTAGAACTGCTGGTGCCTGAGTTGCAGAAACGCGGGGTGTACAAGACCGAATACGCGCCGGGGACCTTGCGCGAGAAGCTGTTTGGGGAAGGGGCGCGATTGCCACAGATTCATCCGGGCAGCGGGTATCGCGATTTGGCGGCGTTGCGGCAGCAGGAGAAGAAGGTGGTGTCGGCCTAG
- a CDS encoding acyl-CoA dehydrogenase, which produces MNALTQPIAAEQPLANSRHDLQNARSLFDATLGFVRQHTQVADDPLVISRFGDVHIRIEVAAALLERAEEFLASGTDDIEVSIAVAESRLASAEALSTASNAEFELTGQRTALPGSLHDPLRGKLQLIGNFRLNGIHPPSLHTSTKGAV; this is translated from the coding sequence ATGAACGCCTTGACCCAACCAATCGCCGCTGAACAACCTTTGGCCAACAGCCGGCACGATCTGCAAAACGCCCGCAGCTTGTTCGATGCGACCTTGGGTTTCGTCCGCCAGCACACTCAGGTAGCTGACGATCCCTTGGTCATCAGCCGTTTTGGCGATGTGCACATCCGCATCGAAGTCGCCGCTGCGCTGCTGGAGCGCGCCGAAGAATTCCTCGCCAGTGGCACCGACGACATCGAAGTCAGCATCGCCGTCGCCGAATCCCGCCTGGCCAGCGCCGAGGCATTGAGCACTGCCAGCAATGCCGAATTCGAACTCACGGGCCAGCGCACCGCGTTGCCCGGTTCACTCCACGACCCGCTGCGCGGCAAGCTCCAGCTCATCGGCAACTTTCGCCTCAACGGCATTCACCCACCCAGCTTGCACACATCAACCAAGGGAGCCGTTTGA
- a CDS encoding SfnB family sulfur acquisition oxidoreductase: MTATAQFPRSANVSPAHVIRSDAEAIAVAHKLAARFAVDASVRDRERRLPVAELDEFSASGLWGITVPKAYGGAGVSYVTVAEVIKIISAADSSLGQIPQNHLGVLDILVQTASEEQKRYYFDKVLQGYRFGNAFSESKSKNAGAFETRIRFNDDSAQIDGEKFYCTGALFAHIVPAVAVNEQNQAFIAFIERDNPGLTVIDSWDGFGQRTTASGGVTLNAVKVPLSAVIPAHKAFDEPTADGPISQIIQAAVDTGIAVGALEETKRYAREARPWIDSGQDHGWQDPFSIAAIGDLEWRVHGTEAILKKAGQAIDAALLDANEDTVAHASVVVAQAKVLSAEIALLTSSKLFELAGTRSVLGKYNLDRHWRNARTHTLHDPARWKFHLIGNYLLNGVKPARHAWN; this comes from the coding sequence ATGACAGCCACAGCCCAATTCCCCCGCTCGGCCAATGTGAGCCCTGCCCATGTGATCCGCTCGGATGCGGAAGCGATTGCCGTCGCCCACAAGCTCGCGGCGCGTTTCGCCGTCGACGCCAGCGTGCGCGATCGCGAGCGCCGCCTGCCGGTTGCCGAGCTTGACGAGTTCTCCGCCAGCGGCCTGTGGGGCATCACCGTGCCTAAAGCCTACGGTGGCGCCGGAGTGTCTTATGTGACCGTCGCCGAAGTGATCAAGATCATTTCCGCTGCCGACTCGTCCCTGGGCCAGATCCCGCAAAATCACCTCGGCGTGCTCGACATCCTGGTGCAAACCGCCAGCGAAGAGCAGAAGCGCTACTACTTCGACAAAGTCCTGCAGGGTTACCGCTTTGGCAACGCCTTCTCGGAATCGAAAAGCAAGAACGCCGGGGCTTTCGAAACCCGCATCCGCTTCAACGACGACAGCGCGCAAATCGATGGCGAGAAGTTCTACTGCACCGGCGCCCTGTTCGCGCACATCGTGCCGGCGGTGGCGGTCAATGAACAGAACCAGGCCTTCATCGCCTTCATCGAGCGCGACAATCCCGGTTTGACCGTGATCGACAGTTGGGACGGTTTCGGCCAGCGCACCACCGCCAGCGGTGGCGTGACCCTGAACGCGGTGAAGGTCCCGCTCAGCGCGGTGATCCCGGCCCACAAAGCCTTCGATGAGCCGACCGCCGACGGCCCGATCTCGCAGATCATCCAGGCCGCCGTAGACACCGGTATCGCCGTGGGGGCCCTGGAGGAAACTAAACGTTACGCCCGTGAAGCCCGGCCATGGATCGACAGCGGGCAGGATCACGGCTGGCAGGACCCGTTCAGCATTGCCGCCATCGGCGACCTCGAATGGCGTGTGCATGGCACCGAAGCGATCCTGAAAAAGGCCGGCCAGGCCATCGACGCCGCGCTGCTCGACGCCAATGAAGACACGGTGGCCCACGCCTCGGTGGTGGTCGCCCAGGCCAAAGTGCTGTCCGCCGAAATCGCCTTGCTCACCAGCAGCAAGCTCTTCGAACTGGCCGGTACCCGCTCGGTGCTCGGCAAATACAACCTCGACCGTCACTGGCGCAACGCGCGCACCCACACCCTGCACGACCCGGCGCGCTGGAAATTCCACCTGATCGGCAACTACCTGCTCAACGGCGTGAAGCCTGCGCGCCACGCCTGGAACTGA
- a CDS encoding helix-turn-helix domain-containing protein encodes MHKDSSPRASVLQHVSQNIRRLRHAADMSQTALAEKSGVSRRMLVAIEAGEKNVSLTTLDRVAEALDVAFSDLIQAPDVRDHSRINELAWAGTIPGSKAVLLAKANATREVELWEWRLEPGEHYPSEPDAEGWSEQFYVFEGCLTLMVGDVPHRIAAGEFFMFASNQPHSYRNEGDVAVRFVRNVVI; translated from the coding sequence GTGCACAAAGATTCCTCGCCCCGGGCTTCGGTCCTGCAGCACGTCAGCCAGAATATTCGGCGTTTGCGCCATGCCGCCGATATGAGCCAGACCGCGTTGGCGGAAAAATCCGGTGTCAGTCGCCGGATGCTGGTGGCGATCGAGGCCGGCGAAAAGAACGTCAGCCTGACCACCCTCGACCGTGTGGCCGAAGCGCTGGACGTGGCCTTCAGCGACCTGATCCAGGCCCCCGATGTGCGCGACCACAGCCGCATCAACGAGCTGGCCTGGGCCGGTACCATCCCCGGCAGCAAGGCGGTGCTGCTGGCCAAGGCCAATGCCACCCGTGAAGTCGAACTCTGGGAATGGCGCCTGGAACCGGGTGAACATTACCCGTCGGAGCCGGACGCCGAAGGCTGGAGCGAACAGTTCTACGTCTTCGAAGGTTGCCTGACGCTGATGGTCGGCGACGTGCCGCACAGGATCGCCGCCGGCGAGTTCTTCATGTTCGCCAGCAACCAGCCTCATTCCTATCGCAACGAGGGAGACGTGGCGGTGCGCTTTGTACGCAATGTGGTGATCTGA
- a CDS encoding DMT family transporter produces the protein MVLRSILPNFGRIVRPPQIVCKIMTSANSSQAPSRFLRLSKAECVLVLITMVWGGTFLLVQHAMTVSGPMFFVGLRFAAAAIIVALFSWRSLRQLTVFELKAGAFIGVAIMLGYGLQTVGLQSIPSSQSAFITALYVPFVPLLQWLVLGRRPGLMPSIGIMLAFTGLMLLSGPSGAALNFSPGEIATLISAIAIAAEIILISNFAGQVDVKRVTVVQLAVTSLLSFLMVVPTQEQIPGFSWLLLCSALGLGAASAAIQVAMNWAQKSVSPTRATLIYAGEPVWAGIVGRIAGERLPAIALVGAGLIVAAVIVSELKTKGKAAEAEEALERETQG, from the coding sequence ATGGTGTTGCGCAGTATACTGCCCAACTTCGGGCGCATTGTGCGTCCCCCTCAAATAGTGTGCAAGATCATGACGTCGGCGAACTCCTCCCAGGCCCCCTCCCGTTTCCTGCGGCTCAGCAAGGCCGAGTGCGTGCTGGTGTTGATCACCATGGTCTGGGGCGGGACCTTTTTGCTGGTCCAGCATGCGATGACCGTCAGCGGCCCGATGTTTTTCGTCGGCCTGCGCTTTGCCGCCGCCGCGATCATCGTCGCCTTGTTCTCCTGGCGCAGCCTGCGGCAATTGACCGTGTTCGAACTCAAGGCCGGCGCCTTCATCGGCGTGGCGATCATGCTCGGCTACGGCTTGCAGACGGTGGGGTTGCAGAGCATTCCCAGCAGTCAGTCGGCGTTCATTACCGCGTTGTACGTGCCCTTCGTGCCGTTGCTGCAGTGGCTGGTGTTGGGCCGTCGTCCGGGCTTGATGCCCAGCATCGGGATCATGCTGGCGTTTACCGGATTGATGCTGCTGTCGGGGCCTTCCGGCGCGGCGTTGAACTTCAGCCCCGGCGAAATCGCTACATTGATCAGCGCCATTGCCATTGCCGCGGAGATCATTCTGATCAGCAACTTTGCCGGGCAGGTCGATGTGAAGCGGGTGACCGTGGTGCAATTGGCGGTCACCTCGCTGCTGTCGTTCCTGATGGTGGTGCCGACCCAGGAGCAGATTCCTGGTTTCTCCTGGTTGCTGTTGTGCAGCGCCCTGGGGTTGGGCGCAGCGAGTGCGGCGATCCAGGTGGCGATGAACTGGGCGCAGAAGAGTGTTTCGCCGACCCGGGCCACATTGATCTACGCCGGTGAGCCGGTGTGGGCGGGGATTGTCGGGCGGATCGCCGGGGAGCGTTTGCCGGCGATTGCGTTGGTGGGGGCGGGGTTGATCGTGGCGGCGGTGATTGTCAGTGAGTTGAAGACCAAGGGTAAGGCGGCTGAGGCTGAGGAAGCGTTGGAGCGGGAAACCCAGGGTTGA